The Vicia villosa cultivar HV-30 ecotype Madison, WI linkage group LG1, Vvil1.0, whole genome shotgun sequence genome includes a region encoding these proteins:
- the LOC131643462 gene encoding amine oxidase [copper-containing] alpha 2, peroxisomal-like, which yields MKMKLTLFFLLTFFWISVKCIHPHPLDPLTRSELNLVRTIIHRTYQTSTKPNNITFHYIGLHEPDKPLLQSWLSSNTKTKPLPPPPRRAFVIARFQNQSLEIILDFPSRSIISTKPYKGHGYPMLTFNEQTIASQLPFSYEPFHHSLNKRGLNISHVLCAAFTVGWFGEEKSKRTVKVKCYYKNGSANLYVRPLEGVAAVVDLDEMKIVGYSDRHVIPVPKGEGTEYRASKMKPPFGPKLKGIAVSQQHGPGFSFQGHSVSWANWVFHLGFDIQAGPIISLASIYDLEKQKYRQVLYKGFISEVFVPYQDPTEEWYYTTYFDCGEYGFGQSMSSLQPFTDCPANAVFIDAYYSSSDGTPVKISNAFCIFEKYAGDIMWRHTEIALPNEVITEVRSDVSLVVRAVSTVGNYDYVIDWEFKPSGSIKLGVGLTGILGIKAGTYTNTDEIKEDIYGTLLADNTIGVYHDHFITYYLDLDVDGEANSFVKSNLETVRVKDHKTPRKSYWTVVKETAKRESDARVNIGLKPSELLVVNPNKKTKVGNTVGYRLIPGSVVHPLLVSDDYPQIRGAFTNYNVWVTPYNKSEKWVGGLFVDHSRGDDTLAVWSLRDREIENKDIVLWYTMGFHHVPSQEDFPVMPTLSGGFELRPTNFFESNPVLKTKSPKSMHCPNCTSQYYFG from the exons ATGAAGATGAAATTGACACTATTCTTTCTCCTCACATTCTTTTGGATCTCTGTAAAATGCATTCATCCTCACCCACTTGATCCTCTAACCCGTTCCGAACTCAACCTCGTTCGAACAATAATCCACAGAACATACCAAACATCAACCAAACCCAACAACATCACTTTTCATTACATAGGATTACACGAACCCGACAAACCACTTCTCCAATCATGGCTATCCTCAAACACCAAAACCAAACCTCTTCCACCACCACCTCGTCGAGCCTTCGTCATAGCCAGGTTCCAAAACCAATCCCTCGAAATCATACTAGATTTCCCATCTCGTTCCATAATCTCAACCAAACCCTACAAAGGACACGGCTACCCTATGCTCACCTTCAATGAACAAACCATTGCATCACAGTTACCATTCTCATACGAACCTTTTCACCATTCGCTAAACAAAAGAGGTCTCAACATATCTCATGTTCTGTGTGCTGCTTTCACAGTAGGTTGGTTTGGAGAGGAGAAGAGCAAAAGGACAGTGAAAGTGAAGTGTTATTACAAGAATGGTTCTGCAAATTTGTATGTGAGACCATTGGAGGGTGTGGCAGCTGTGGTTGatcttgatgaaatgaaaatagtTGGTTATTCTGATAGACATGTGATTCCTGTGCCGAAAGGTGAAGGTACGGAGTATCGAGCTTCGAAGATGAAGCCACCGTTTGGTCCAAAGCTTAAAGGCATAGCTGTCAGTCAACAACATGGACCTGGTTTCAGTTTCCAAGGTCACTCCGTGAG TTGGGCCAATTGGGTGTTCCATTTGGGATTTGACATTCAAGCTGGTCCAATAATTTCTCTAGCATCAATTTATGATTTGGAAAAGCAGAAATATCGTCAAGTACTATACAAAGGATTCATATCAGAGGTGTTTGTGCCATACCAAGACCCAACTGAGGAATGGTATTACACAACATATTTTGATTGTGGTGAATATGGTTTTGGACAATCTATGTCTTCATTACAACCTTTTACTGATTGTCCTGCCAATGCTGTGTTCATAGACGCATACTATTCTAGTTCAGATGGTACTCCTGTTAAAATATCTAATGCTTTCTGCATTTTTGAAAAGTATGCTGGTGATATCATGTGGCGTCACACCGAAATTGCACTCCCAAATGAAGTG ATAACTGAGGTTAGGTCTGATGTAAGCCTAGTAGTGAGAGCTGTTTCAACTGTGGGAAATTATGATTATGTTATTGATTGGGAGTTTAAGCCAAGTGGTAGCATCAAACTTGGG gttGGACTTACAGGGATATTAGGGATTAAGGCAGGGACATACACCAACACAGATGAAATCAAAGAAGACATCTATGGCACATTGCTAGCTGATAATACAATTGGTGTCTACCATGACCATTTCATTACTTATTATCTTGACCTTGACGTTGATGGTGAAGCCAACTCATTTGTCAAGTCAAATTTAGAGACAGTAAGAGTGAAAGATCATAAAACACCAAGGAAAAGTTATTGGACAGTTGTAAAGGAAACAGCTAAAAGAGAAAGTGATGCAAGAGTTAACATTGGTTTGAAGCCTTCTGAGTTATTAGTGGTGAATCCTAATAAGAAAACAAAAGTAGGAAATACAGTTGGGTACCGTTTGATTCCAGGATCAGTTGTGCATCCACTTTTGGTAAGTGATGATTATCCACAAATTAGAGGTGCATTCACTAATTATAATGTGTGGGTGACACCATACAACAAAAGTGAAAAATGGGTTGGAGGATTATTTGTTGATCATAGTAGAGGTGATGATACTTTAGCTGTTTGGAGTCTCAG GGATAGAGAGATTGAGAACAAAGACATA